From Brevibacillus marinus, a single genomic window includes:
- the tatA gene encoding twin-arginine translocase TatA/TatE family subunit: MLSSIGIPGLILILIIALVIFGPSKLPEIGRAFGRTLTEFKAAAKDLTRDDAEEKQDKAVAASAGAARAETGAAQIQTGAAKADEAGGAAEAAKRIS, translated from the coding sequence ATGTTATCGAGCATCGGCATCCCTGGCTTGATCCTCATTCTGATTATCGCTCTGGTGATCTTTGGTCCGAGCAAACTGCCGGAAATCGGCCGCGCCTTTGGGCGGACGCTGACGGAATTCAAGGCGGCTGCCAAAGATTTGACCCGGGACGATGCGGAGGAAAAGCAGGACAAAGCTGTCGCGGCCAGTGCCGGCGCCGCGAGAGCAGAGACTGGCGCTGCACAAATACAGACTGGCGCCGCGAAAGCGGACGAGGCCGGCGGAGCGGCAGAGGCCGCCAAGCGGATCAGCTAA
- the tatC gene encoding twin-arginine translocase subunit TatC — protein MDQQKMDILEHLNDLRRRLIIVICFFFASLVICFLFVDQLYQVLANHSEEKLAILGPTDILSIYLKLAGIGAVAFTIPVAAYQLWRFVEPALTERERRVTLLYVPALFFLFLAGLAFAYFVLFPMTYQFVLGLSAGNFALVITASDYFRFLINVSLPFGFLFELPVVALFLSHIGLLNPNRLAKLRKPAYFLLCVISIAITPPDFISDVLVIVPLLVLYEVSIAISRLIHGRRVKEQSETVLSGSSVV, from the coding sequence GTGGATCAGCAAAAAATGGACATCCTCGAGCACCTCAACGACCTGCGCAGGCGGTTGATCATCGTAATCTGCTTCTTTTTTGCCAGCTTGGTCATCTGTTTTTTGTTTGTTGACCAGCTCTATCAGGTGCTGGCCAATCACTCGGAAGAGAAGCTGGCCATCCTCGGTCCGACCGATATCCTTTCGATCTACCTGAAGCTGGCCGGCATCGGGGCGGTCGCTTTCACGATCCCTGTCGCCGCCTATCAGCTCTGGCGGTTTGTGGAGCCGGCGCTGACGGAACGGGAGCGGAGAGTTACCTTGCTCTACGTGCCCGCGCTGTTTTTCCTGTTCCTCGCCGGGCTGGCTTTTGCCTATTTCGTGCTCTTTCCGATGACCTATCAGTTTGTGCTGGGGCTTTCCGCCGGAAACTTCGCGCTGGTCATCACCGCCAGCGATTATTTCCGCTTCCTGATCAACGTCTCCCTTCCGTTCGGTTTTTTGTTTGAACTGCCGGTGGTGGCGCTGTTTCTCAGCCACATCGGGCTGCTCAACCCGAACCGGTTGGCGAAGCTGCGCAAACCCGCTTATTTTTTGCTCTGCGTCATCTCGATCGCGATTACCCCGCCCGATTTTATCTCTGACGTGCTGGTGATTGTCCCGCTGCTTGTCCTCTATGAGGTCAGCATCGCCATCTCCCGGCTGATTCACGGCAGGCGGGTGAAAGAGCAATCGGAGACTGTCCTTTCCGGGTCGAGCGTGGTATGA
- the pabC gene encoding aminodeoxychorismate lyase: protein MLVYVNGAIVPVEEARISAVDHGFLYGVGLFETMRVYNRQLFLWERHLARLKRGLEALRIRLSWTDQELRRAVEQTVDANGLRDAYVRLDITAGAEGLGLTAEGYAHPSLLVFVKPVPPLSEPPAPKRLQVVSFPRQTAEGNQRHKSHMFVNNVLAKLEVGSDTGVEGLFLTKEGFVCEGIVSNIFWAKNNRLFTPSLATGILAGITRSFVIDLAAAQQLEVCEGEFLLDELLSADEAFLTNSIQEIVPVSHINQSPLPSSWGLITRRLWQAYRQAVELLG, encoded by the coding sequence ATGCTGGTTTATGTGAACGGTGCGATTGTGCCGGTGGAAGAAGCCAGGATATCGGCAGTTGACCACGGTTTTTTATACGGCGTCGGCCTGTTTGAGACCATGCGCGTCTACAACAGGCAATTGTTTTTATGGGAGCGCCACCTCGCCCGCTTGAAGCGCGGTTTGGAAGCGCTGCGGATCCGGCTGTCCTGGACGGATCAGGAGCTTCGTCGAGCGGTGGAACAGACGGTTGACGCCAACGGTTTGCGCGATGCCTATGTACGGCTGGATATTACGGCCGGCGCGGAAGGGCTGGGGTTGACCGCGGAAGGATACGCCCACCCCTCCCTCCTGGTCTTCGTCAAGCCCGTTCCCCCGCTGAGCGAACCGCCGGCCCCTAAGCGGCTGCAAGTCGTCTCCTTTCCCCGCCAGACTGCGGAAGGGAATCAGCGCCACAAGTCGCATATGTTTGTCAACAATGTCCTGGCTAAGCTGGAGGTCGGCTCCGACACCGGTGTAGAAGGACTTTTTCTCACGAAAGAGGGGTTTGTTTGCGAAGGGATTGTCAGCAACATTTTTTGGGCAAAAAATAATAGGCTGTTCACCCCTTCCTTGGCGACCGGCATTCTCGCCGGCATTACCCGCAGCTTTGTGATCGATCTGGCTGCCGCGCAGCAGTTGGAAGTCTGCGAAGGGGAGTTTTTGCTGGATGAACTGCTGTCCGCAGATGAGGCGTTTCTGACCAACTCGATCCAAGAGATTGTCCCGGTCAGTCACATCAACCAATCCCCGCTCCCTAGTTCCTGGGGACTGATTACGCGTCGCTTGTGGCAAGCTTATCGTCAAGCGGTAGAATTGCTTGGGTAA
- the folP gene encoding dihydropteroate synthase produces the protein MMIHNPYIVHHRHAPLSMAAELTRDGVAADSAALLARHETRMVHVENLSRQAADLLQQAIRECGGEGSVQKASAIVERKTWSALLIATRQQWADVLDKLRNSLHGLERLAQEIAELFQREEQLRQRRQLVCGSHTLTLGERTLVMGILNVTPDSFSDGGRYVELDRALAHARELVAAGADILDIGGESTRPGGEEVGLEEELARVLPVVRALAKECPVPISIDTYKAEVARQAIEAGAHIINDVWGAKRDPLMAETAARLGVPIILMHNRKDLNYGHFFSDMVRDLRESIEIARRAGVKDEQIILDPGIGFAKNLEQNLEAMRRLDDLVALGYPVLLGTSRKSMIGRVLDLPVGERMEGTAATVALGVAKGCHIVRVHDVKQMKRVVTMMDAMLHGGLPVGQAVL, from the coding sequence ATGATGATTCACAATCCTTACATCGTACACCACAGACACGCGCCGCTGTCTATGGCTGCTGAGCTGACGCGGGACGGGGTGGCTGCCGACTCGGCTGCCTTGCTGGCACGGCACGAAACGCGGATGGTTCATGTGGAAAACTTGTCGCGGCAAGCGGCCGATTTGCTTCAGCAGGCGATCCGGGAGTGCGGCGGCGAGGGAAGCGTACAGAAAGCTTCGGCGATCGTCGAGCGGAAAACGTGGAGCGCGCTGTTGATCGCCACTCGCCAACAGTGGGCGGACGTCCTGGACAAGCTGCGCAACAGCCTGCATGGTCTGGAGCGGCTCGCCCAGGAGATTGCGGAGCTGTTTCAACGGGAGGAACAGCTGCGGCAGCGGAGGCAGCTAGTCTGCGGTTCCCACACGCTGACGCTGGGAGAGCGGACGTTGGTGATGGGCATTCTCAACGTGACACCTGACTCCTTTTCCGACGGCGGGCGGTATGTTGAGCTGGATCGGGCGCTTGCCCACGCCCGCGAACTGGTGGCAGCGGGGGCCGACATTCTCGACATCGGCGGTGAGTCCACGCGTCCGGGCGGAGAAGAAGTCGGGCTGGAAGAGGAACTCGCCCGGGTGCTGCCCGTGGTGCGGGCGCTTGCCAAAGAATGTCCCGTCCCCATTTCCATCGATACCTACAAGGCCGAAGTGGCCAGACAGGCGATTGAAGCCGGCGCCCACATCATCAACGACGTGTGGGGCGCAAAGCGAGACCCGCTGATGGCCGAGACGGCGGCCCGCTTGGGCGTGCCGATCATCCTCATGCACAACCGCAAGGACCTGAACTACGGCCACTTTTTCAGCGACATGGTACGCGATTTGCGGGAGTCGATCGAGATTGCCCGCCGTGCCGGGGTCAAAGATGAGCAGATTATTCTCGATCCGGGCATCGGCTTTGCCAAAAATCTGGAGCAGAACCTGGAGGCGATGCGCCGCCTTGACGATCTGGTCGCACTGGGCTATCCTGTTTTGCTCGGCACCTCGCGCAAATCGATGATCGGCCGGGTGCTCGATCTGCCGGTCGGCGAGCGAATGGAAGGGACGGCGGCCACGGTTGCCCTTGGCGTAGCCAAAGGATGCCACATCGTGCGTGTGCACGACGTGAAGCAGATGAAGCGGGTCGTCACGATGATGGATGCGATGCTGCATGGGGGTTTGCCCGTTGGACAAGCTGTACTTTAA
- the folB gene encoding dihydroneopterin aldolase: MDKLYFNRMSFYGYHGVFAAEAQLGQRFYVDLELSLDLSRAGSTDDLRDTVNYAEIFEQVKAIVEGERYQLIEKLTQRIAEQLLAVFPLAEVKVRVTKPNPPINGHFESVAVEMVRTRGGGPSS, encoded by the coding sequence TTGGACAAGCTGTACTTTAACCGCATGTCGTTTTACGGCTACCACGGCGTGTTTGCGGCGGAGGCGCAGCTTGGGCAGCGGTTTTACGTGGATTTGGAGCTGTCGCTTGACCTCTCCCGGGCGGGCAGCACGGACGATCTGCGGGATACCGTCAACTACGCGGAAATTTTTGAACAGGTAAAGGCAATCGTGGAAGGAGAACGTTATCAGTTGATCGAAAAGTTGACCCAGCGCATTGCCGAACAGCTGCTTGCGGTCTTTCCGCTGGCGGAAGTGAAGGTGCGGGTGACCAAGCCCAATCCGCCGATTAACGGCCATTTTGAATCGGTTGCGGTCGAAATGGTTCGCACGCGCGGGGGTGGACCGTCGTCATGA
- the folK gene encoding 2-amino-4-hydroxy-6-hydroxymethyldihydropteridine diphosphokinase: MSVRVYLALGSNIGDRQQHLRRAVELLDATPRISVQKLSAVYETEPVGYEEQPAFLNMVIAADTDLPPAQLLETVLAIERRMGRVRVIRWGPRIIDIDILLYGAETVSLPHLQIPHPRMLERGFVLIPLRDVWEEKGFVPFFDKSLQEYIDALALDKEVHVWGTLDWGTGSGPSAS, translated from the coding sequence ATGAGCGTGCGTGTGTACCTCGCTTTGGGCTCGAACATCGGCGATCGGCAGCAGCATCTCCGCCGTGCCGTTGAACTGCTGGATGCCACGCCTCGCATTTCCGTACAAAAACTGTCCGCCGTCTATGAGACAGAGCCGGTCGGCTATGAGGAGCAGCCAGCTTTTTTGAACATGGTCATCGCGGCAGACACGGATTTGCCGCCTGCGCAATTGCTGGAGACCGTTCTCGCGATCGAGCGACGGATGGGACGCGTGCGCGTCATCCGCTGGGGACCGCGTATAATTGATATTGACATATTGCTGTATGGAGCGGAAACCGTATCCTTGCCTCATCTGCAGATACCCCATCCGCGGATGCTGGAGCGGGGCTTTGTCCTGATTCCGCTGCGCGACGTATGGGAGGAAAAGGGTTTCGTTCCGTTCTTTGACAAATCGTTGCAGGAGTACATCGACGCTCTTGCGCTGGACAAGGAGGTACACGTATGGGGGACGCTCGATTGGGGAACCGGATCCGGGCCTTCCGCAAGTTGA
- a CDS encoding helix-turn-helix domain-containing protein has protein sequence MGDARLGNRIRAFRKLKGYTQQSLAEEMGVSLALVGSVERGTKVPSERVLRKIANTLQVELEELCAITDKKDS, from the coding sequence ATGGGGGACGCTCGATTGGGGAACCGGATCCGGGCCTTCCGCAAGTTGAAAGGATATACCCAGCAGTCGTTAGCTGAAGAAATGGGCGTTTCGCTTGCGCTGGTAGGCTCGGTGGAAAGGGGTACGAAGGTTCCGTCAGAGAGGGTTTTGCGCAAAATTGCCAATACTTTACAGGTTGAATTGGAGGAATTGTGTGCTATAACCGATAAAAAGGATTCATAA
- the dusB gene encoding tRNA dihydrouridine synthase DusB translates to MKIGTIELKNNVVLAPMAGVCNPAFRLIAKEFGTGLVCAEMVSDKGIVYGNKKTMEMLFVDEREKPLSLQIFGGDKETLVEAARYVDKHTNADIIDINMGCPVPKVVNCDAGARLLLDPNKVYDVVSAVVDAVAKPVTVKMRLGWDDEHLYAVENAQAVERAGAQAIAVHARTRVQMYRGKADWNWIAKVKQAVKIPVIGNGDVATPQDARRMLDMTGCDGVMIGRAALGNPWMLYRTVRYLTTGELPPEPTAREKVEICLLHAQRLIELKGPRVGVLEMRKHAAWYLKGLPGSTHTKNVINQVESEQELRRALLDYLEWVEGRQLEQGETEEQENVQLAHS, encoded by the coding sequence ATGAAAATCGGGACGATTGAGCTGAAAAACAATGTTGTTCTTGCACCGATGGCTGGCGTATGCAATCCTGCGTTTCGGCTGATCGCCAAAGAGTTCGGCACTGGTTTGGTCTGTGCCGAAATGGTGAGTGACAAGGGGATTGTGTATGGGAACAAGAAGACGATGGAAATGTTATTTGTGGACGAACGGGAAAAACCGCTCAGCCTGCAAATTTTCGGCGGTGACAAGGAAACGTTGGTGGAAGCGGCTCGCTATGTTGACAAACACACCAACGCCGACATCATCGATATCAACATGGGCTGTCCTGTGCCCAAGGTGGTCAATTGTGATGCGGGGGCACGACTTTTGCTTGATCCAAACAAGGTGTACGATGTCGTTTCAGCGGTGGTGGATGCCGTCGCGAAGCCGGTAACGGTGAAGATGCGGCTGGGTTGGGACGATGAACACTTGTACGCGGTGGAAAATGCGCAGGCGGTGGAGCGGGCCGGCGCGCAGGCCATCGCCGTACACGCTCGCACCCGCGTGCAGATGTACAGGGGGAAAGCGGACTGGAACTGGATCGCTAAGGTGAAGCAGGCAGTCAAGATTCCAGTGATCGGCAACGGGGATGTAGCCACGCCGCAAGACGCCCGGCGCATGCTGGATATGACCGGCTGTGACGGCGTGATGATCGGCCGTGCCGCGCTTGGCAATCCCTGGATGCTGTATCGCACCGTCCGCTATCTGACCACGGGAGAACTGCCGCCGGAGCCGACAGCGCGCGAAAAGGTAGAAATTTGCCTGTTGCATGCGCAGCGGTTGATTGAGCTGAAAGGACCGCGGGTCGGCGTACTGGAGATGCGCAAACACGCCGCCTGGTACTTGAAGGGACTGCCGGGATCGACGCACACGAAAAATGTGATCAATCAGGTGGAGAGCGAACAAGAACTGCGCCGCGCGTTGCTTGATTACCTGGAGTGGGTAGAAGGGAGGCAGCTCGAGCAGGGCGAAACGGAGGAACAAGAAAACGTTCAGCTTGCCCATTCATGA
- the greA gene encoding transcription elongation factor GreA: protein MSEKEVILTPEGLAKLEQELEDLKTVKRKEVAARIKEAISYGDISENSEYEEAKNEQAFIEGRILTLEKMLRNARIITNEDVDTGIVSVGATVRLKDLEFGDIVEYTIVGSAESDPLNNKISNESPVGQALLGRKKGEIVDVQVPAGVIKYEILDISL, encoded by the coding sequence ATGTCGGAAAAAGAAGTTATTCTCACGCCTGAAGGTCTGGCCAAGCTGGAACAGGAGCTGGAAGACCTGAAAACGGTTAAACGCAAAGAAGTAGCGGCACGGATTAAAGAAGCGATCAGTTATGGAGATATCAGCGAGAACTCGGAGTACGAAGAAGCAAAGAACGAACAGGCATTTATCGAAGGGAGAATCCTGACGCTGGAAAAAATGCTGCGCAATGCCCGCATCATCACCAACGAGGATGTCGATACCGGCATTGTCAGCGTCGGCGCTACGGTTCGCCTGAAAGATCTGGAGTTCGGGGACATCGTGGAATACACGATTGTCGGTTCCGCGGAATCGGATCCGCTCAACAACAAGATCTCCAATGAATCTCCCGTCGGCCAGGCGCTGCTGGGCAGGAAAAAAGGGGAGATTGTAGACGTGCAAGTTCCTGCTGGTGTGATCAAATACGAGATTCTCGATATCAGTCTGTAA
- the lysS gene encoding lysine--tRNA ligase, whose product MAREEELQQESQSEQKEQNMHELLQVRYDKMNQLREWGVDPFGHKFGQTHHAQEIIALHGDKDNEQLEAENPTVTIAGRLIAKRGMGKASFGHVLDVSGQIQIYVRKDTVGDEAYKVFELCDIGDILGVSGTVFKTKTGELTVKAKELTFLTKSLRPLPEKYHGLKDTETRYRKRYVDLIVNPEVRKTFITRSRILSAMRRYLDNLGYLEVETPTMHAIAGGAAARPFITHHNALDMQLYMRIAIELHLKRLIVGGLEKVYEIGRVYRNEGISTRHNPEFTMIELYEAYADFTDIMELTENLIAHIADEVLGTTVITYQGHRVDLTPPWRRVHMVDLIKEHVGVDFWRHMSDDEARALAREHGITVEPHHTFGHVVNEFFEQKVEEHLIQPTFVYGHPLEISPLAKKNEEDPRFTDRFELFIVGREYANAFSELNDPIDQRQRFEAQLREKEAGNDEAHEMDEDFLEALEYGMPPTGGLGIGIDRLVMLLTDAPSIRDVLLFPLMRKVGGES is encoded by the coding sequence ATGGCACGAGAAGAAGAATTGCAGCAGGAGAGCCAAAGCGAACAAAAAGAACAAAACATGCACGAGCTGTTGCAGGTGCGTTATGACAAGATGAACCAGCTGCGCGAGTGGGGAGTGGACCCGTTCGGCCATAAGTTTGGGCAAACCCATCACGCCCAGGAGATCATCGCGTTGCACGGCGACAAGGACAATGAGCAGCTGGAAGCGGAGAACCCTACCGTCACGATCGCCGGTCGCTTGATCGCCAAGCGGGGAATGGGAAAGGCCAGTTTTGGACACGTTCTCGACGTTAGCGGGCAGATCCAGATCTACGTGCGCAAAGATACCGTCGGGGATGAGGCGTACAAAGTATTTGAACTGTGCGACATCGGCGACATTCTGGGCGTGTCCGGCACCGTCTTCAAGACCAAAACCGGGGAATTGACGGTCAAAGCGAAAGAACTCACGTTTCTGACCAAATCGCTGCGGCCGCTGCCGGAGAAATACCACGGATTAAAAGACACGGAGACCCGTTACCGCAAACGTTACGTGGATCTGATCGTCAACCCGGAAGTGCGCAAGACGTTCATTACGCGCAGCCGGATTTTGTCGGCGATGCGGCGCTACCTGGACAACCTGGGCTATTTGGAAGTGGAGACTCCCACCATGCACGCGATTGCCGGCGGTGCGGCGGCCCGGCCGTTCATTACCCATCACAATGCGCTGGACATGCAGTTGTACATGCGGATTGCGATTGAACTGCACTTGAAACGACTGATTGTCGGCGGGTTGGAAAAAGTGTACGAAATTGGCCGGGTGTACCGGAATGAAGGGATTTCCACGCGGCACAATCCCGAGTTTACGATGATTGAACTGTACGAGGCATATGCGGATTTTACGGACATCATGGAATTAACGGAGAACCTGATTGCCCATATTGCCGATGAGGTATTGGGTACCACCGTCATTACCTACCAGGGGCACCGGGTGGATCTGACTCCGCCGTGGCGGCGTGTGCACATGGTTGACTTGATCAAGGAACACGTAGGGGTTGACTTCTGGCGGCACATGTCGGATGACGAAGCGCGCGCGCTGGCCCGCGAGCACGGTATAACGGTGGAACCGCATCACACGTTTGGACACGTGGTAAACGAATTCTTTGAACAAAAAGTTGAGGAACACTTGATTCAGCCCACATTTGTCTATGGCCATCCTCTGGAGATTTCCCCATTGGCCAAGAAAAATGAGGAAGATCCGCGGTTTACCGATCGCTTTGAACTGTTCATCGTGGGGCGGGAATACGCCAACGCGTTCAGCGAATTGAACGATCCCATTGATCAGCGGCAGCGGTTTGAAGCCCAACTGCGGGAGAAAGAAGCGGGCAATGATGAGGCGCACGAGATGGATGAGGATTTTCTCGAGGCGTTGGAGTACGGCATGCCGCCGACCGGCGGACTCGGAATCGGCATCGATCGCTTGGTCATGCTGTTGACGGACGCTCCGTCGATTCGCGATGTGCTCTTGTTCCCGCTGATGCGCAAAGTCGGAGGCGAATCATAA
- a CDS encoding MGDG synthase family glycosyltransferase, with protein MKKILIFSASIGNGHNQAAKAMQESLAGKGYSSMIIDTLEYISPTFHKILLESYTNLLKLSPKTWGKIYHNSERTRFFDMNVFMNKLLANKLKKLINSVEPDAFIATHPFASCMLSVLKGRNDWTKPIYTVITDYTIHPSWINHHINYYFIAHEQLFYLVDIYRKDHQKFKPFGIPIMKKFREPVNAEEVYQKFGLSPERKTLILSGGGLGLGPMEQVLQGLEQIAEPLQILVLTGLNRKLYARVSRSSYRHKVIPLTFIDNFHECLHVADLIVTKSGGLTTAEVLSKQVPMIVYNPLPGQEERNSHFLLNNGCAVHAQVTEQLIYFIEELLHNTTKADYMRQMARLIAKPDAAEQISQFIMTDLAKTEVQQDLPQR; from the coding sequence ATGAAAAAGATCTTGATCTTTTCTGCTTCCATAGGTAACGGACACAATCAGGCGGCAAAGGCGATGCAGGAGAGTTTAGCGGGAAAAGGCTATTCCTCCATGATTATCGACACCTTGGAGTACATCAGTCCAACCTTTCACAAAATATTGCTGGAGAGTTATACCAACCTGCTCAAGCTCTCCCCCAAAACGTGGGGGAAGATTTATCATAACTCGGAAAGAACGCGCTTTTTTGATATGAACGTATTTATGAACAAGCTGTTGGCCAACAAGCTGAAAAAATTGATCAACAGCGTGGAGCCGGATGCGTTTATCGCCACGCATCCGTTTGCCAGCTGCATGCTGTCCGTTTTGAAGGGCCGAAATGACTGGACGAAGCCGATTTATACGGTGATAACCGATTACACCATTCACCCATCCTGGATTAACCATCACATCAACTATTACTTCATTGCCCATGAACAGTTGTTTTATCTGGTGGACATCTACCGCAAGGATCACCAAAAATTTAAACCATTCGGGATCCCGATCATGAAAAAATTCAGAGAACCGGTAAATGCGGAAGAAGTTTACCAGAAGTTTGGTCTCTCCCCCGAACGCAAGACGCTGATCCTGTCAGGCGGCGGCCTGGGGCTGGGGCCGATGGAACAGGTGCTGCAGGGCTTGGAGCAGATTGCGGAACCGCTGCAGATTTTGGTGCTGACGGGCTTGAACCGGAAATTGTACGCTAGGGTTTCCCGCAGCAGCTATCGGCACAAGGTGATTCCGCTGACCTTTATCGATAACTTTCATGAATGCCTGCACGTGGCGGATCTGATTGTCACCAAATCCGGCGGGCTGACGACGGCCGAAGTGTTAAGCAAGCAAGTCCCGATGATTGTCTACAATCCTTTGCCGGGGCAGGAAGAGCGAAACAGCCATTTTTTGCTCAACAACGGCTGTGCGGTTCATGCCCAAGTGACGGAACAGCTGATTTATTTTATCGAGGAGCTGCTTCACAACACGACAAAGGCAGACTACATGAGGCAGATGGCGCGGCTGATCGCCAAGCCGGATGCGGCAGAGCAGATCAGCCAATTTATCATGACCGATTTGGCAAAAACAGAAGTGCAGCAGGACCTTCCCCAGCGGTAG
- a CDS encoding CtsR family transcriptional regulator, translated as MRNISDIIEQHLKRILQESPTGSVEIQRSELADKFQCVPSQINYVINTRFTIEKGYIVESKRGGGGYIRIRKAQITSKSRLQELLTEELIGSSIPQGAAYAIIDRLLEEGIITMREASLMKTATSRTVLNLDTPLRDRLRANLLKHMIASILIH; from the coding sequence GTGCGGAACATTTCGGACATCATCGAACAGCATCTGAAGCGGATTCTGCAGGAAAGTCCCACCGGGTCTGTCGAGATCCAGCGCAGCGAGCTTGCTGACAAGTTTCAATGTGTTCCATCACAGATCAATTACGTCATAAATACGCGGTTTACGATTGAGAAAGGATATATTGTAGAAAGCAAACGCGGTGGAGGTGGGTACATCCGAATTCGCAAAGCGCAGATCACCAGCAAGTCCAGATTGCAGGAACTGTTGACCGAAGAGTTGATTGGCAGCAGTATTCCCCAGGGAGCGGCTTACGCCATCATCGACCGTCTGCTGGAAGAAGGGATCATCACCATGCGTGAAGCATCCCTGATGAAAACAGCAACCTCGCGAACCGTGCTGAATCTGGACACTCCCCTGCGGGATCGTTTGCGGGCCAACCTGCTGAAACACATGATTGCCTCGATTTTGATCCATTAG
- a CDS encoding UvrB/UvrC motif-containing protein, which produces MNCEDCGKRPATLHLTKIVNGEKTEYHICEHCAQEKGHVFADFHNFSINNILSGLLNFDPLVKNSMSGLHNQTTAQKPMRCETCGLTYAQFSKSGRFGCSDCYRYFGDRLDPLFRRIHGNTQHIGKVPERTGGQLKIRRELEQLKTLLQQYVMTEEFEKAAEIRDRIRALEKKMEQA; this is translated from the coding sequence ATGAACTGTGAAGACTGCGGGAAACGGCCAGCCACGCTGCATTTAACGAAGATCGTCAACGGCGAAAAAACGGAATATCATATATGTGAGCACTGTGCCCAGGAAAAGGGACACGTCTTTGCCGATTTCCACAACTTCAGCATCAACAACATCTTGTCGGGACTGCTCAACTTTGATCCGCTGGTAAAAAACAGCATGAGCGGTCTGCACAACCAGACGACCGCGCAAAAACCGATGCGCTGCGAAACGTGCGGTTTGACGTACGCCCAGTTTAGCAAAAGCGGCCGCTTCGGCTGCAGCGATTGTTACCGCTACTTCGGCGATCGGCTTGATCCGCTGTTCCGACGGATTCACGGAAACACCCAGCATATCGGCAAGGTGCCCGAGCGGACCGGCGGACAGCTCAAGATTCGCAGAGAGTTGGAACAGTTGAAAACATTGTTGCAGCAGTACGTCATGACGGAAGAGTTCGAAAAGGCGGCGGAAATCCGCGACCGCATACGGGCACTGGAGAAAAAGATGGAGCAAGCGTAG